The DNA sequence TGGAGTAGACGCTGGGCCGGCCGCGCCCGCAACACCGCCGAGCACGACCGATAGGCTGTGGAGCTGCGCATCTTGTTTTAAATCGTGGACTGCGCGACCAACTTCTGGATGAGGGTTTGCCGCAATGCGAGTCAGGGATGAGTAGGGCATAGGTTCTGTTCGCCTCGCCCGTTAAACCGCTTTGGCCATTCACCGTGGAACCGTTCTTAttttgctctctctgtgtcgcTGTTCTCTCGTACCCATTGTCTGCACTGTCTCTGTAGCGCTGTGATAGGGTGGGAGCCGGTGAtcagggaaggggaggacgTCTTCGACCGACAACTCTCGCCGAACAGCGGAGCTGCACGTAGACGACTAACACTGgccgtgcgctgctggatgGCGGCGGGTGTCTGAGTAAAGCATAAGGCAATGCCCCCTTCACCCTCCTCTGCGGATCTccctgccgctgtcgcttctGTTGgttgttctctccctctgtacGTCCTGCTCtgctccttttcccctttatcttctcccctcccctctcttcttcttgtgctgGGCCTTCTCTGCAACAAGTCTCACCAAAACGGCGAATTCAGCTCAATCGCGAGCGAGTCAAACGTCGATACCTTTCGGAAGTGCTGACCGTAGCAGTGAggcgtgaggggggggggcgttgtGTTTAATTGACATGCGGAAGTGATCGCTACGCCTTGTGAAGGCGTGCCATATTGTAACTCAGCTGCCAGCCAACCCACTTTTctggtgcttctctgtgcgctgAGCTCGCTTGGCGTAGGTGGGCTACGTCGAGCGTCGTGTCctgtctccttctccctcaccccccctgctgtggtgcactGCTGTTCTCTTGCGGCTGCTGGCAAGGCCcacagaaaggaaaggaggccCGCATGTGTTCCAGGTGCGGGTGGCAGGGCAGATAAGCCGCGTTGACGAGACGTCTGGCTCGTCTATcggccacctgctgctcacctctcgctctctcctgtctctccctctttgccaATCGGTGACGCAGTGAGTCCCGCTTGTGCGGTTGGGTCTTTTCCccagcgccgacaccgccgctgctgctacagCTGCGAGGGTGGCtgcaacccccccccctgacGCGTTTTTCGTCTCCTATGCGCCTGCAAGCGGGCAGACGTATACatagcgcctcctccccctccctcaccgctcctctctctaaCTCGCTTTTTGTTTCGAAGCCCTTCATCGATGAGTGCGACACGGGAGGACTCGGCGCCGTGCGCCATTCCGTCTAAGCTTTGGCGTGAATGCCTCAAGCAATACGACTACGGTCCTGACAGGCCGAAGGGCGCCTGCGCGGCGCACCGCACGAAGTTCTACGACTGCGTCAAGGACTGGACGGCGCGGACGCAGAAGAGGCCGTACTCGTACACGCTGTTCGAACTTCCCAAGTCATGTGGCCAtgaggcagagaagctgcACCAGTGCATGATGATGAACATGTTCGAGGTGAGCCACTGCCAAAAAGAGATGGCGGTGCTGAAACGGTGCGCGGCGCGCGCCGACCCGGAGGTGCGCACGTACCTGCAAGGCGATGAAGCGATCGCGGACCTCGAAAAGGATATCGAGGAGACTACTGGACTGAAGCGTCTCTGGTACAAGGCGATTGGTAAGCTCTAGTATCCCTCTTTGCTGCGGCTATGACGGTATTATGCGTAAGGAGTTAATTGGCATGGCCGTGTGCGCATGTGAGGGTCGTAGGAGCGTCATACAGCGATGTGGAGCGTTACGTTGGAGGCCGTTGTTCTTGTTGTTCACCCACAGAAAATAACATCTGAATCGGAAGAGATGAGGGACGACGCGAGCCTGTTCAGAAGCCTTTCACCGCTGCCTGTGCATTATgatggcactgctgctggcgagaCGACGAGACGGGGGAGTAGTAGTCTACATCCATGCGCGGgttgttttcctttcgtCGTTGTTTCTTCGCCACCGAGCCGAAAGAACGACATCAtggcggggggggagggaggtaaCTGATGAGAAGGACAGTGTGTAAAGAGGTATCGTTCGTGAGTCGCGTGCGCTTAGGATGgtggtctctctcctccctcatcTGCAGGTTTTTATCTCCCTCCAGTCATGATAGGCACCTTGTTATGCCCCCTCTTGCTCGCTCCCAAAAACTGTGGCCCCGCCTCTACTTCCACCCTTCtgttgtcttctcttcctcttctcctctcatAGCGGataaaaggaaaagaaagggacgCTGGGGCGCACGCACTGGactgctgctctcctgcCACCACCCCGCACACCCGCTAGCTCCCACTCTGACGAACCCCGACCGTCACACCCACTAAATCCCCCATTTGCTCACCCCACAGTTACCACCAGCTATTCAGCATCCATTGCACCTTATTTTAGCAGTCATACCCTCACGCATCACCACGCGCACCTACAGCCAAGTGATTTGCTTCACCAACGTGCAAGAGCAGTGCAACGCCTTCCGCGCAGACGCGCTCCCTGTGCTATagaggtagagagggagagcgagagagagagagagagagacgtcaCTCACGCAGTGACCTCGTTTGCTTGTCACTGAACTGAGCTTGCGTACACCCGTAAACAActctctgtgctgctttACACCCGTACACGTGTGCCAGATTGTTGCCACTTCGGATtactatatatatatatatgtgtgtgtgtgtgtatcatTTCGTTAGCCCATTTACTGAGCTCATTTTACGTTgttctgtctctcttctcgggTCTTGCGCAGACCGACACCACTCGTTGTTCCTTCCGAGCTCCACCCACCTTCtgtcggtgctgcctccccccgctcctctgctctgttctgcccttctctttccgtcccttcctcccctctctccctactCGTTCTCCG is a window from the Leishmania panamensis strain MHOM/PA/94/PSC-1 chromosome 26 sequence genome containing:
- a CDS encoding hypothetical protein (TriTrypDB/GeneDB-style sysID: LpmP.26.2480) encodes the protein MSATREDSAPCAIPSKLWRECLKQYDYGPDRPKGACAAHRTKFYDCVKDWTARTQKRPYSYTLFELPKSCGHEAEKLHQCMMMNMFEVSHCQKEMAVLKRCAARADPEVRTYLQGDEAIADLEKDIEETTGLKRLWYKAIGKL